NNNNNNNNNNNNNNNNNNNNNNNNNNNNNNNNNNNNNNNNNNNNNNNNNNNNNNNNNNNNNNNNNNNNNNNNNNNNNNNNNNNNNNNNNNNNNNNNNNNNNNNNNNNNNNNNNNNNNNNNNNNNNNNNNNNNNNNNNNNNNNNNNNNNNNNNNNNNNNNNNNNNNNNNNNNNNNNNaacacctaaagctccacgaggttccggcaggagGTGTtggacgaaccctgctgtactctttcaccacaactttctctcactcttacttcctgtttctgttgtacctgtaattcaaagggtcagccttgtcacaccctgtgtcacgctgaatttccccgagaactacgttacgggtacacgtgtctgtggagtgctcagccacttgcacgttaaattcacgagcaggctgttccgttgatcggatcaactggaaccctcgtcgtcgtaagcgacggagcgccaacaacaacaacaactgtaaggTAACATTAGTATTAGCGAGTAATCGCTGAGTGtttcacatattatacatatcatTGCAGCGCTCTCGAACGCACTCATACATGAAGACGTGTTGGTACATAGCTACTGTTGGACCATATTAATGCAAGAACGTGTATATGTGAAAGATTCAGTAATTACCGCTgaaagaaacaattgtagtgtttTGGATTAAAGCCTACTAATTTCATCATCATAtatgatttttatgtgtgtgtgtgtgtgtgtgtgtgtgtatatatatatattgagaaacaggaggcagtcagaattttggagaATTCTTAATTAGCGCTTCTTTATTAgtattttctcaatatacaatatctgtacaccacttcaaactctctctctttctctctctccctccctctctctctctctctctctctctctctctctcgctctctctctctttatctctcgccgccttatatattcttttctactctaagcacaaggcccaaaattttgggggtaggggtcaatcgattagatcgacccccaaagtcaacttcagcggaatttgaactcagaacgtacagacagacgaaatgccgataagcatttcgcccggcgtgctaacgtttctgccagatcaccgcacaaggctcaaaatttggGCGGCAGAGGGCCAATCGACtagttcgaccccagtacgcaactggtacttaatttatcgacccccgaaaggatgaaaggcaaagtcgacttcggtggaatttgaactcagaacattaagacagacgaaataccgctaagcatttcgcccggtgtgctaacgtttcttatttctttattgcccacaaggggctaaacatagaggggacaaacaaggacagacaaaggcgttaagtcgattacatcgactccagtgcgtaactggtacatatttaatcgacccgaaaaggatgaaaggcaaagtcgacctcggcggaatttgaacacaaaacgtaacggcagacgaaataccgctaagcatttcgtccggcgtactgacgtttctgccagctcaccgccttcaaactTGTCTACATTGTCACTCATACGACACTATTTGTTGGGTTtcattttagctttatttttaGCAAGATTTGTTCTATCATTCAGCAAgagtttctttttccttcttcgaCGGATAGTAAATAAAGACGAAGAAATGTTCATAGTTTATATCAACAACATCTTTTTTATTCCATTAACGAGGGAGAAAAAATACATCACAGAGGATCAATagcaaatacaaacagaaaattccAATTCCCAAATATTGGAAAGCAAAAGTTCAGAATTACAAAGAAaggttttttaaatttataacagAAAAGCTTTTATACAATATACGTATCTTCCTGCAGTAATGTGTActcgcacgtttgtgtgtgtgtgtgtgtgtgtgtgtgtatcatctgaTCGACCAgattatcggatgttgttatacatcgctggccACAATGCGCTTGGCATTGTTACAGCTTTCGAACGATGCCTAGGCGAGCAGGCTAACATTGCTCGATGGCAAGTGAACCCCTGCGCCATTAGTATCCATATATGGGAtccccatgttagtatctaagagGCCcgtcccctcaagtttgagaattttttattcactcctggaagaatgcattaattatttcagcctggctgtgtttgtagacagttgaaaaggaTATTtttagcacaaaaaaaaaaattaaatgatagcattgtagttgcaggTGGGTCCCCGTatagttgcgggtgggcccctTGGCAGTTGCGAGTGGGTACCCTTGCAGTTGCGGGTGAGCCCCCATATGGTTGCGGGTGGGTCCCCATGCAGTTGCGAGTGGGTCCCCTTGTAGCTGCGTGTGGGCCCCCATGcagttgcgggtgggcccccaTGCAGTTGCGAGTGGATCCCCTTGTAGTTACGTGTGGGCCCCCATGCAGTTGCGAGTGGGTCCCCTTGTAGTTGCGgctgggcccccttagtctcctgacAACCAATacttttagacccagtccgccactgaTACAGACCACCAACAATGTACCATAGATATAACCCACTGCACACACTAAACCATGTCCAAGTATGTCTATACATTCAAGCATTTCATTTTTATCCATTAAAGACATCTTACGGAATACTCCAACATCATTTATGCCCAATGTGATGACGTTCTTAATGTTGTTCTtcgcatttaattttatttctataaactttctcactttcctctttggattagatttctttctctttcacctcaTCATTTACATTCTGCGCCCGTTTTCAGTAATCCTGCAGCCATTTACAGGTTAAGAAAGCTTGCTTTACGACAGCCAAGTATTTTCGAGTTTAGCTCCATCGCGCGgggccttggacaagtgttttctactataactccgagttgaccaatgccttgtgagtgaatctggtagacggaaacttcgtggaagcccgtcgtatgtgtgtgtgtttttttcgctgctcgaaaaatgttcgttttctatgttttcgttttcgtttctcattgtgtttaacgtttttttgaagtcctgtacccatatatgcatgtatgtatacaaatatatgtaggtatgtacatatatgtatggatatatgcatatatttatatattatttctattattatatatatatattatttctattatatatatctgccttaattcttcgaaacgccggagttttaatggtggcagctgatgaaggggatgtttctatgtggcctgcttgtttgttgtccttgttcttttgccacgtcatgtacccagttatgtatctatatgtacatgtagatgaaagtatatacatacatgtacatatatatgcatatactcatatattgtttatatatatatatatatatatatattgatttgtttcagtcattttgactgcggccatgctggaacaccgccttcagtcgaacaatcaaccccaggacttattctttgtaagcctagtacttattctatcgatttctctgttgccgaaccgctaagttacggtgacgtacacacaccaacatcgattgtcaaaaGATATTAGGGggagaaacacaaaaacatatacatacatgtgtgtgtgtgtgtgtgtgtgtgtgtgtacgacagatTGAAATATCTTTAACGGTTTTGTTTTTAGTCTCCTTTCTTTGACAGCTCCTGgatggacatatatttatatatatagatagatctggTAACTGACCAGTGGTCGCGATATAGCTACAGTCAATTAGCTAAGGCAGCTTATGCCACTCAACTTCGACTACGAAATTCGACGACTTCAACAAACCATTTGGATTGCTGACACGTACGTCTCTCACACACGAATTGCTTCACTTGATCTAAATATCTGTTTCCCATCGAAGTCGCAACGACAGCATTTTTGTCAACGATTCATAAATGTTTTCGTATTTGGGATTCACATAGGTTTTTGATCTGTCAACTAAGCAAATATTATGTCGTTACAAATTATTGAgtaacaaatttttaaatttagaaattgTTGCGgcgaaaaaaaagacaatattcaTAAATGACTaatgtaatctttatttttaaactaACCTGTAATACGTATCTACTGATGTGTTTTAATTCaagtgtattgtattgtattattttttttttgtgtccctCGTTCGTCTTTTTCACGTGTCTTGTATTTAGTTCTGCTGAGGATATCttgcaaccctcctcaccaggcaagACTAATGAAGGTTCCTGTTTAGTTCACGATGACCCAAGCATGCAACAGGATGTACTGGATTCCATGCTATCAGAGCGCTCTTGAAAGAAACCTGACGACCTGGTAAAAACAAGTCCTGTCAAAAGTATGGATGAACCTTGTGTAAGTTCAACGACTTTCTAACAATAGTATAGGCCCTCAGAGATTCTGGGTTGATGTCCAGCGTGCTGGAAGGTtactgggagtgaggcaccccttAGCTTTTGAAAAAGCATATCACTAGAACCTGCTGCAAACCGCAGCTACGTCTGCTCCGATAATCGGTGGTGACTTGGTCAACGAACCCTCTGCGACGGTCGTCAATCGATTGCAAAGTGAGCTGCTACGGATCTCTATAACACATAGTACAAGGGAGAGTAATCTTTgtacagtttcttttttctttgttatctcccTTCGATTATTCAACATGATGCATTTCACAAATATTCgtgagaaaatatttgacatATTACGCCGAAAcggattttatttctttaaatatgtttCGATCGAATGCTTATCTAAAAtctcaatatatttaaataaattttctttcaatcCCCTTTAATTTGTCTGAATTTATCACTGTAACATAGTATTATTTACTTAATTACATTCCAAACTTTGTAGCTAACTACATTTCTGTTCTTATGAAACAGCTTAAAATAAAACGAGCagtggatctatttcaaaacgggggaaccagttttcatttatgttttatgtagtgtttttggtaccgaaagactttcaaacttcgtatacttatctattttgtgttatagaacacaaaaaaaaatttgtattcgaatttatttcatgtaaaaaattgtcttatttcgataatttctactaatcacgtctaatcagttgaaaacagttagcgctgtaacggtgtatatcgtattaatcccctaaccctaaccctaaNNNNNNNNNNNNNNNNNNNNNNNNNNNNNNNNNNNNNNNNNNNNNNNNNNNNNNNNNNNNNNNNNNNNNNNNNNNNNNNNNNNNNNNNNNNNNNNNNNNNNNNNNNNNNNNNNNNNNNNNNNNNNNNNNNNNNNNNNNNNNNNNNNNNNNNNNNNNgatgaaatatgtcacagggaataacatttttataaccgCCCaacagtaactctattcagctgaatagacgtcagtgattggttgaaattacagaaatacgacaactttaacatggaataacttgcgatgtacgttttttttgttaagaagactaagagtaaaagatgttttatatgacacattctaccagtgtcccaagtttcaaagtgtttcgttagtgtttcgttaagaaaatactggtgcccccgttttgaaatagatcctgaGCAGTTAACAGTACCCTATTTCTaacaaatagattttttttttaattccagtaGTTTTCAAtttatacttttaatatattctgAGAGTCAACTGGTAAAAACGTATAACGTTTGAGAGATTTGTTTAAAATCAAGATGGCCGTCTTCCCTATAACCATATCAACTGTGTAAAGTATAAATAAGGGAATTTAGTCATCTCCCATTTTAGgcaagtaaatgaaaataaagaataattaattctGATAGATTATTACAGCGGTTAATTGACAGAGTGATTAGAATAGACTGAAGTGTGGTATTTGTTGCGATTTTCTGCATTTTGAggtcaaatcctgccgaggtcattcttgcttttcatcattttggggacGATAAAAAGGTTCCCTTCTTGGGAAGGGATTGGTGGAATTGTCATAGCGTCGGATGAAACACTTGGCAGCATCTGTTTCGGttttgtacattctgagttcaaattccgccccgTCACAGATAAACGTTGACACTTCTTTCACTTCtcttgactttcatccttttgtggtccataaaatatgcaccagttgagcacagaggttgatgtaatcgattcagcCCCTCCCCCAAGATTGCTgctcttgtaccaaaatttgaaatcaataagtttatacattatttacattagacggatatttgtcctcatcttgtttgttgttaacacgacgtttcggctgatataccctccagccttcatcaggtgtctNNNNNNNNNNNNNNNNNNNNNNNNNNNNNNNNNNNNNNNNNNNNNNNNNNNNNNNNNNNNNNNNNNNNNNNNNNNNNNNNNNNNNNNNNNNNNNNNNNNNNNNNNNNNNNNNNNNNNNNNNNNNNNNNNNNNNNNNNNNNNNNNNNNNNNNNNNNNNNNNNNNNNNNNNNNNNNNNNNNNNNNNNNNNNNNNNNNNNNNNNNNNNNNNNNNNNNNNNNNNNNNNNNNNNNNNNNNNNNNNNNNNNNNNNNNNNNNNNNNNNNNNNNNNNNNNNNNNNNNNNNNNNNNNNNNNNNNNNNNNNNNNNNNNNNNNNNNNNNNNNNNNNNNNNNNNNNNNNNNNNNNNNNNNNNNNNNNNNNNNNNNNNNNNNNNNNNNNNNNNNNNNNNNNNNNNNNNNNNNNNNNNNNNNNNNNNNNNNNNNNNNNNNNNNNNNNNNNNNNNNNNNNNNNNNNNNNNNNNNNNNNNNCctataaaacattacaaaaatgaagtagattaacaagtttattttttgaacttTGGAAGGTATgctagatgccgaaatatcgttcacttgataacaaatggcactcttcttttcttttttttgcttctattattattattattattattggaaaataccttaggaatgagaacccaggctcgaaatttcctcaagacacctgatgaaggctggagggtatatcagccgaaacgtgttaacaacaaacaatatgaggacaaataaaATAATGCCGGCATTACTTTTTTGGGTAAATTTTTGAAGTAAGGCCGGCAATATTTTATTTGCTGCCGACAAAAAACTGCGcttggatttgaaaaattataatatataagcacGGGGCACATGCTGGATTGCCTCGTATTTATATGCTTAATCTAGGCGTACCTGCTGATGAAGACTtagcctagcaaattattttatttgctaatataaagtcagaaaccatggtccaggagatagatggtaaaagtttttatttttcattcccttcgaaatttatccctaacagtggtttggattttggcaATTCCTTCTAGCGTTCCAGGTATCCtctgatggatacctcttatgtgtttaaatgtacactgtatttatatttatttatttatttatgtgtttcagccaagtggctgcggtcatgctggtgcatttaGTCTAATGACTAATTtttctacacgctaggccactggtagttaaaatttctcaaattttttcttaccctgatattattaattttatacatatctgtgtgtgtgtgtgtgtgtgtgtgtgtgtgtcccctaacatcgcttgacaactgctactggtgtgtttccgtccccgtaacttagcggtttggcaaaagagactgatagaataagtactaggcttacaaagaataagtcctggggtcgatttgctcgactaaaggcggtgctccagcatggccacagtcaaatgactgaaacaagtagaagagaggGTAAAGAGAGAACATAAGTCCACCATGGCGATATTTTgaatacgttctaagttcaaattccgatgcAACGCAGTTGATTCTGCTTTttacccttttggggttgataaaataaacgcCAATCGAaaacaggggtcaatgtaatcgacggaCCCTCATCAACAAAATTTGAGGGTCTTgagcctatagaagaaaggattactGGTAAAGGCGGTgcactagcagaatcgttaacacacagagcgaaatgctaagcgacatttcttccaattttacatgttccaggttcaaatttcaccaaggttgacactgtcgttcatccttttggggaacAGTAAAATTAGTGCCAATTGAACGTTGACATCAATATAATCAAATTGCACCCTCCCTCAACTTCCAGGATTTGTGCCTACAGGCggaagagaaaatatacataatactcCTGGATCTAACCACAGATTCCAATTTGTGGCTAAGTAACTGAGAttcaaggcttttttttttttctatgtatacgAGTTCCTGCAGTTTGGTGTCTTTTGATCCAGTTAACTGAAGCTCTCTGATAGTGCtattaacattaattaatttacgTTAATTAATGCCATTTATCTGGCTAtcatttaacccattacctcccataattctattaactggaaatttttttatgaaactttgatttctagcataaacaagccttagaaacacactggaaggatcaaaataacatttcaaaataacgtttcaaaataacattttaaatagaaataagcgagatattgggtgaaaaattagcaaacctcatttgaatatcagagaaatatacttagtagatatagcaaaaaggttagatatgtgcaaatattgacagataatcacaaattttgtaatttttaagtgatctcatatgagatcactggtgtaggtaatgggttaagtaacAGTAAACTGTAAACAACATTCAATTGTTTCAATCAATTAGTTTACTctcaattttaattttgatgtGATGAAAAAccgtataaaatataaaatttctaaataattagATGGATTATTTTTGATCATCGTCAATAATGTGGCCGCTGTAATAACACTGACACCGCgaaatatttttgaatacatTTGGCACAACAACTGTTTTTCCTGTTCTGACATTTTAGGGAGGACTTGTGAAGCAGGTTTAATCGTGTAGGACTTCGTATATGCTGTATATCCACCAATTACGCCACCtattaagattaataaaatatgtttacttGAGTAAAAAGTTAGTTAAATATGTTAGTATTTTATTCAAGTCATATAATACACTTTAAACATTCGTGACTTGGTACACACCATCTCCAggaatgcatttaatatgtaaattgatatatccaataacttaacacTGCTGTATGAGGTGGCTATGTGTTCGGAGTCGAAAGTGGGTTacatgggtgctgatgaaggaacGACAACCCCCGAAATaaggcatatacactcattacccattttgtcttcaatttcattgtttgtttacatctgacgtctcgatacAAAACGTTGCAAAAAATAAGTGTCGGTTTTAATTTCTGTAGAAAGAACCCTAACAAAATAACTTTAAAGGTTGACTTTAGAATGGTATAAAATGTTAACTACTTCTAACAAATAGCTGCCTTGCACAttctaatgttaaaaaaaaaaaaaaaacataaacatgatTGTGataaagcgtggctgtgtggtaagaaacta
This region of Octopus bimaculoides isolate UCB-OBI-ISO-001 chromosome 6, ASM119413v2, whole genome shotgun sequence genomic DNA includes:
- the LOC106867269 gene encoding protein C19orf12 homolog, which produces MVLSEQQVLRSVYTVCDHEKMAISTDNNLKGYIFTIVITLLGGFLFGPNGFIIGGVIGGYTAYTKSYTIKPASQVLPKMSEQEKQLLCQMYSKIFRGVSVITAATLLTMIKNNPSNYLEILYFIRFFITSKLKLRVN